The following are from one region of the Terriglobia bacterium genome:
- a CDS encoding FtsX-like permease family protein, with protein sequence TTVQRKLLGQQSPSVSQVMISSISEGASAVTERQVTELLRQRHKIQPGQTDDFMVRNMTDIAQTSAQITTLMTVLLGSIAAISLLVGGIGIMNIMLVSVTERTREIGIRMAVGARPNYIRLQFLTESLVLSLVGGSIGVVMGGSLALVVAHFLGWPSLVSALSVLVSFAFATAIGIFFGYYPAHKAAALDPIEALRYE encoded by the coding sequence CACGACCGTACAGAGGAAACTGCTGGGCCAGCAGAGTCCGTCCGTGAGCCAGGTGATGATTTCCTCGATCAGCGAGGGCGCTTCCGCCGTGACGGAACGACAGGTAACGGAACTCCTACGCCAGCGTCACAAAATCCAGCCCGGGCAGACGGATGATTTCATGGTGCGGAACATGACGGACATCGCGCAGACCTCGGCGCAGATCACGACGCTGATGACGGTTCTGCTCGGCAGCATCGCGGCGATCTCCCTGCTGGTCGGCGGGATCGGGATCATGAATATCATGCTGGTGTCGGTCACCGAACGAACCCGGGAAATCGGCATCCGCATGGCGGTGGGCGCGCGGCCGAACTATATCCGGCTGCAGTTTCTGACCGAGTCGCTGGTATTGAGCCTGGTCGGCGGCTCGATCGGCGTCGTCATGGGCGGATCCCTTGCGCTCGTCGTCGCGCATTTTTTAGGATGGCCGAGTCTGGTGTCGGCCTTATCGGTTCTGGTCTCGTTTGCATTTGCAACCGCGATCGGCATTTTCTTCGGTTACTACCCGGCGCACAAGGCGGCCGCATTGGATCCGATCGAAGCGCTGCGGTACGAATAG